Proteins found in one Balearica regulorum gibbericeps isolate bBalReg1 chromosome 17, bBalReg1.pri, whole genome shotgun sequence genomic segment:
- the C17H22orf39 gene encoding synaptic plasticity regulator PANTS: MAGGESWRPPRSCEDYWWEWKHCRGLRHAFHHYYAHGELPACGRWRDDYEACRAWERGRAAAAQEALCKSERARVMEQQKYAPVWTLRKSPPPDWYLPLDEDKPN, encoded by the exons ATGGCGGGCGGCGAGAGCTGGCGG CCGCCGCGGTCGTGCGAGGACtactggtgggagtggaagCACTGCCGCGGGCTGCGGCACGCCTTCCACCACTACTACGCGCACGGGGAGCTGCCGGCCTGCGGCCGCTGGCGGGACGACTACGAGGCCTGCCGCGCCTGGGAGaggggccgcgccgccgccgcgcag gaagCTTTGTGCAAGAGTGAAAGAGCTCGAGTTATGGAACAACAGAAATACGCTCCAGTATGGACGCTCAGGAAGAGCCCGCCACCAGACTGGTATCTTCCACTTGATGAAGACAAACCAAATTAG
- the MRPL40 gene encoding large ribosomal subunit protein mL40 produces MLAAAVRASRGLCGVWAAPGGARLSSWLPQMVPFRGSHWQTSLLAFRASLPVRAQPKKKKKVDVKREQAQKDRMKKKIKKLEKAAPEMIPIEDFITPLKYSDSNRVRSLVPLSFEETERRVLLLKKWCLFKQKQDNAEKKAIQSLVEAQQEALKELRLESEELYQAAIRRDEGLFPFERDGPNYTPPLPGYDPPEGKCVDITKVYTQ; encoded by the exons ATGTTGGCGGCCGCGGTGCGGGCGAGCCGGGGGCTCTGCGGCGTCTGGGCAGCGCCCGGCGGCGCCCGGCTCAG TTCTTGGCTGCCCCAGATGGTTCCGTTCCGAGGAAGCCACTGGCAGACGTCCCTGCTGGCGTTCAGGGCATCTCTCCCTGTGAG AGCACAaccaaagaagaagaagaaagtggaTGTAAAGAGAGAGCAAGCACAGAAGGATCGTatgaaaaagaagattaaaaagcttgaaaaagcTGCCCCAGAAATGATTCCAATTGAAGATTTTATAACACCACTTAAGTACTCAGATAGCAACAG GGTGCGAAGTCTTGTGCCTCTGTCATTTGAGGAGACTGAAAGAAGagttttacttttgaaaaagtgGTGTTTGTTTAAGCAGAAACAAGataatgcagaaaagaaagcaattcagAGCCTTGTAGAAGCTCAGCAAGAGGCACTAAAGGAACTGCGCCTTGAATCTGAGGAGTTGTACCAGGCAGCAATCAGACGAGATGAGGGGcttttcccctttgagagagatggaCCTAATTATACCCCACCCCTTCCTGGTTACGATCCTCCTGAAGGAAAATGTGTTGATATCACCAAAGTGTACACACAGTGA